The Pelomicrobium methylotrophicum genome segment CCCCGCCCGGGCGCAGGGACGCGCTCAATGGTAGCAGTGGCGTGCGCGACCGCCAACGCCGCTGGCAGGTCCCCGCGCTGCGCAGCACCATCTTCGGCCACCTGGAGGCGGCCGCGCTGCTGCCAAGATTGGCTTTTCGGTGTTCTTGCGAACGATGACCCCGTCGATCTGGTCCGCGGCTTCTAGAGCGCGGCGGCGATGGCCTGGCCCAGCTCGGTGGTGGAGGCCGTCCCCCCCATGTCGCGGGTGCGCGGACCCTCCTTGAGCACCGTTTCGATGGCCTTTTCGATCGCCTGCGCCGCTTCTGGATGGCCTAGGTGCTCCAGCATCATGGCCCCGGACCAAATCTGGCCGATGGGGTTGGCAATGTTCCTGCCGTAGATATCCGGTGCCGAGCCGTGCACCGGCTCGAAGCAGGACGGGTACTCCCGCTCGGGGTTGAGGTTCGCCGAAGGGGCGATGCCGATGGTGCCCGTGACCGCCGGGCCCAAGTCCGACAGGATGTCACCGAAGAGATTGGAACCCACCACCACGTCGAACCACTCCGGGTGCAGCACGAAGTGGGCGGTGAGGATGTCGATGTGATACTGGTCGGCCTTCACGTCCGGGTACTGGGCGGCGATGGCCTTGAAGCGCTCGTCCCAGTAGGGCATGGTGATGGAGATGCCATTGGACTTGGTGGCGGAGGTCACATGTTTCTTGGGCCGGTTGCGGGCGAGCTTGAAGGCGTAGTGTAGGATGCGGTCCACGCCTCGGCGGGTGAAGGTGCTCTGCTGCACCACCACCTCGTATTCGGT includes the following:
- a CDS encoding tartrate dehydrogenase → MPKYKIATIPGDGIGNEVMPEGIRVLEAAGRKFGIELQWDHFPWSCEYYLKHGRMMPEDGLEQIRHHDAIYLGAVGFPGVPDHVSLWGLLIPIRRGFQQYVNLRPVRLMPGVPCPLKDKKPGDIDFWVVRENNEGEYSSVGGRIYEGTEYEVVVQQSTFTRRGVDRILHYAFKLARNRPKKHVTSATKSNGISITMPYWDERFKAIAAQYPDVKADQYHIDILTAHFVLHPEWFDVVVGSNLFGDILSDLGPAVTGTIGIAPSANLNPEREYPSCFEPVHGSAPDIYGRNIANPIGQIWSGAMMLEHLGHPEAAQAIEKAIETVLKEGPRTRDMGGTASTTELGQAIAAAL